Proteins from a single region of Bombus vancouverensis nearcticus chromosome 5, iyBomVanc1_principal, whole genome shotgun sequence:
- the PNUTS gene encoding phosphatase 1 nuclear targeting subunit isoform X3, translated as MGAGGWNLIHMWLTDGILAKNWALIQELLELLLLCPVDIERLKSNNCPKLIKGLSKEGSHQGVRVLASRLVEQWLKIVKGEAAPNSVPAQIMTIPAQTTGVLGQTLVPQSTQQYSIHCGIQQVSDGTENATVQVQDLQFIPNSTSTIAVSHIHQQQQQQQQQQQQSQDQQQGQERTTVQPLQLQVVSKPQQMQIQQQLSTQQSKKPAFVVVSASSQSPVPVYKITIREGKQILTKVETDATNINSVLNTNSTNVEVNGDVVEDALPVKQAPEEVVSAELSGGVVSGQDCEKDIAQSEKLDQVSSEVKQTVVDSTDSPDVDVKSKESKDIKDLKDNSNSESSKSSNKENRDSSKKDEKKSSSSDKKNHHSSSSSSKSSSKHTSSSSSHRSSSISYKSSSHRSSSSSSSSKSSSSKDKSSKDKEKHHSSNSSSKHSSSKGKSDKEREKEKQKKDQAEKDKATLEKVQGQALSSKFGKIPKKKLEEEKSGDVVVRKSSTDSRDSSKENKTDSKKAVVMPEKKNISISIESRKNSQDSTTRPKTVKTFNSKFRSTGLEEEVKPPPPRSAKKPPVIDKKVIPQKLPALKRPSPLREAIPSTDKRAKLSLDSPTTPPSEEKKGGIKLIPPKPKPMVLQESDMFMDALTASTKSKEPRKRKRRTSITKDGPTEAKKQETASNDNRDVTPPPTSPPSADEKSPVVVKPNFKFYQDTLETDEDKEQKERENSDEDVKKDKEEILDDQKENRIFKSDVDDDARSSTPTPDDDVEEKTSDSPEDTSSLSESMKKENIGSYPEIRYVDGLRSVLLLQKRKGPKKTLKWKTDLESVRYFELDETERVNVTKTFTDMKQMEKQNEREAFQMARKLSNEDLMEERTRWKPLIPIDLPPPLVEPGKDSREKDIQYAREKGILQALYFNRSMIPDSAAEPDEERHHVYSEPKIIPLDDLTGNKESEKDFTSLPWPEPKPQLQPQTPAVSNFHYPTFPHNQQPVMAPMGPQTSMGPMPQMSQQMMGPSHMGPMGPEIGGPLTAGGGGGWRTGDGKVVVPDGMGMNPMGNMPNAFPPGMEGGPMVPPGMMGPPPMYNQQQEGYGMMGPEDMGFNNMNPNNFQGPPGPLYGPGPNFQGPRGAGPIHGRGRGVPGPGWYRGGGGPPGRGGWRGGGGGWRGNGKQPPVCRQFSKNGYCRVGDKCQYLHPGVNCPPF; from the exons ATGGGGGCTGGAGGATGGAATCTCATTCATATGTGGCTTACAGATGGGATTCTTGCAAAAAATTGGGCTTTAATTCAAGAACTCTTAGAACTTTTGTTGTTATGCCCAGTAGATATAGAAAGATTGAAAAGCAACAATTGCCCTAAATTAATAAAAGGTCTATCAAAAGAAGGTAGTCATCAAGGTGTTAGAGTATTAGCTAGTCGATTGGTTGAGCAGTGGTTAAAAATAGTGAAAGGGGAAGCTGCACCAAATTCTGTGCCAGCACAAATCATGACTATTCCAGCACAAACTACTGGAGTTTTAGGGCAAACTTTGGTACCTCAATCAACACAACAGTATTCCATTCATTGTGGTATCCAACAAGTCTCTGATGGTACGGAAAATGCAACAGTTCAAGTGCAAGATTTGCAATTTATTCCAAATTCCACATCAACTATTGCAGTATCCCACATTCaccagcaacaacaacaacaacagcagcaacaacaacaatcaCAAGACCAGCAACAGGGCCAGGAGAGGACAACTGTGCAACCATTACAATTGCAAGTTGTTAGTAAACCGCAGCAAATGCAAATACAACAACAATTGTCAACCCAGCAATCAAAAAAGCCAGCTTTTGTTGTGGTATCTGCATCTTCACAATCTCCAGTTCCTGTGTATAAAATTACAATTCGTGAAGGCAAACAGATCCTTACAAAAGTGGAGACAGATGCTACAAATATTAATAGTGTTTTAAATACAAATAGTACAAATGTAGAGGTTAATGGAGATGTTGTGGAAGATGCTCTTCCTGTGAAACAAGCTCCCGAGGAAGTAGTATCTGCAGAACTTAGTGGTGGTGTAGTCAGTGGTCAAGATTGTGAAAAGGACATTGCACAATCTGAAAAATTAGATCAAGTTTCAAGTGAAGTGAAACAAACTGTAGTAGATTCCACAGATAGCCCTGATGTGGATGTTAAAAGTAAAGAAAGCAAAGACATTAAAGACCTTAAAGACAATAGTAATAGTGAAAGTAGTAAATCTAGTAATAAAGAAAATCGGGACTCTTCTAAGAAAGATGAGAAAAAGTCTAGTAGTTCAGATAAGAAGAATCACCATAGCTCATCTTCATCCTCCAAAAGTTCTTCTAAACATACCTCAAGTTCCAGTTCACATCGTTCTAGTTCCATATCTTACAAATCTAGTAGTCATCGCTCTAGTTCTAGTAGTAGTAGTTCAAAAAGTTCTAGTTCCAAGGATAAGTCTTCCAAGGACAAGGAAAAACATCACTCATCCAATTCATCCAGTAAACATAGTTCTAGTAAGGGTAAATCTGATAAAGAGCGAGAAAAGGAGAAACAGAAAAAGGATCAGGCAGAAAAGGACAAAGCAACATTAGAAAAGGTTCAAGGGCAGGCACTGAGTtcaaaatttggaaaaataccCAAAAAGAAgttggaagaagaaaaatctgGGGATGTAGTTGTAAGGAAGTCATCAACAGACTCTCGAGATAGTTCTAAAGAAAATAAGACTGATTCAAAGAAAGCTGTCGTAATGCCAGAGAAgaagaatatttctatttccatTGAAAGTAGAAAAAATTCTCAAGATTCCACAACACGGCCGAAGACTGTGAAAACATTTAACTCTAAATTCAGATCAACAGGTTTGGAAGAAGAAGTAAAACCACCACCACCAAGATCAGCAAAGAAACCACCTGTCATTGACAAAAAGGTCATACCACAGAAATTACCTGCCTTGAAAAGGCCATCCCCACTTAGAGAAGCTATTCCATCAACAGATAAACGAGCAAAGTTATCATTGGATTCACCAACTACACCCCCAAGTGAAGAAAAGAAGGGAGGCATCAAATTAATACCACCTAAACCAAAAC cAATGGTTTTACAAGAAAGCGATATGTTTATGGATGCTTTAACGGCGTCGACGAAGAGTAAAGAACCAAGGAAGAGAAAGCGAAGAACATCTATCACGAAGGACGGTCCCACAGAAGCTAAGAAACAAGAAACTGCCAGTAATGATAATCGTGATGTTACACCTCCACCGACCTCACCACCAAGTGCCGATGAAAAATCACCCGTAGTTGTCAAGCCTAACTTTAAG tttTATCAAGATACGTTAGAAACAGATGAAGATAAAGAGCAAAAGGAGAGGGAAAATTCAGATGAAGATGTGaagaaagataaagaagaaATTCTGGACGATCAGAAAGAAAACAGAATATTCAAATCGGATGTTGACGATGACGCTAGAAGTAGCA CGCCAACACCGGACGATGACGTAGAAGAGAAAACATCCGATTCCCCGGAAGACACATCTTCCCTATCTGAATCgatgaaaaaggaaaatatcGGTTCTTATCCAGAAATACGATACGTTGATGGTCTGAGAAGCGTTTTATTGCTTCAAAAACGCAAAGGACCGAAGAAAACATTAAAATGGAAAACAGATCTAGAATCGGTGCGTTATTTCGAGTTGGATGAAACAGAAAGGGTAAACGTTACAAAAACGTTTACCGATATGAAACAAATGgaaaaacaaaatgaaagagAAGCATTCCAAATGGCCAGAAAATTGA GTAATGAAGACTTAATGGAAGAAAGAACAAGATGGAAGCCCTTGATTCCAATTGATTTACCACCACCTTTAGTAGAGCCCGGGAAAGACAGTAGAGAAAAAGATATTCAATATGCCAGAGAGAAAGGAATTTTACAAGCACTATACTTCAACCGAAGCAT gaTTCCAGACTCTGCGGCAGAACCCGATGAAGAACGGCATCATGTATATAGTGAGCCTAAAATCATTCCTTTGGATGATCTTACGGGAAATAAGGAAAGCGAGAAAGATTTCACGTCCCTGCCTTGGCCAGAACCAAAACCTCAGTTGCAACCACAAACACCAGCAGTTTCAAATTTCCATTATCCTACATTTCCACATAATCAACAGCCGGTAATGGCACCTATGGGTCCTCAAACTTCAATGGGTCCAATGCCACAAATGTCTCAACAAATGATGGGACCTTCTCATATGGGTCCAATGGGTCCGGAAATAGGAGGTCCATTGACTGCTGGAGGAGGAGGCGGCTGGAGAACTGGAGATGGAAAAGTTGTTGTACCTGATGGAATGGGAATGAATCCAATGGGAAATATGCCAAATGCATTTCCACCAGGTATGGAAGGTGGTCCAATGGTACCACCTGGAATGATGGGGCCACCACCTATGTATAATCAACAACAAGAAGGTTATGGTATGATGGGTCCAGAAGATATGGGATTCAATAATATGAATCCAAACAACTTCCAAGGCCCTCCTGGTCCTTTATACGGCCCTGGACCTAACTTTCAAGGTCCTAGAGGCGCTGGTCCAATACATGGTAGAGGTAGAGGCGTTCCTGGACCTGGCTGGTATAGAGGTGGTGGGGGGCCGCCAGGAAGAGGCGGTTGGAGGGGCGGTGGTGGTGGATGGAGGGGAAACGGGAAACAACCACCCGTATGCAGACAATTT
- the PNUTS gene encoding phosphatase 1 nuclear targeting subunit isoform X1, translated as MPRIDPLSLLKCLSVLLGPTGGIKSKEEVHRLANLMTKFSKKLVSKCIYIQILKTTNTDLLSQFMGAGGWNLIHMWLTDGILAKNWALIQELLELLLLCPVDIERLKSNNCPKLIKGLSKEGSHQGVRVLASRLVEQWLKIVKGEAAPNSVPAQIMTIPAQTTGVLGQTLVPQSTQQYSIHCGIQQVSDGTENATVQVQDLQFIPNSTSTIAVSHIHQQQQQQQQQQQQSQDQQQGQERTTVQPLQLQVVSKPQQMQIQQQLSTQQSKKPAFVVVSASSQSPVPVYKITIREGKQILTKVETDATNINSVLNTNSTNVEVNGDVVEDALPVKQAPEEVVSAELSGGVVSGQDCEKDIAQSEKLDQVSSEVKQTVVDSTDSPDVDVKSKESKDIKDLKDNSNSESSKSSNKENRDSSKKDEKKSSSSDKKNHHSSSSSSKSSSKHTSSSSSHRSSSISYKSSSHRSSSSSSSSKSSSSKDKSSKDKEKHHSSNSSSKHSSSKGKSDKEREKEKQKKDQAEKDKATLEKVQGQALSSKFGKIPKKKLEEEKSGDVVVRKSSTDSRDSSKENKTDSKKAVVMPEKKNISISIESRKNSQDSTTRPKTVKTFNSKFRSTGLEEEVKPPPPRSAKKPPVIDKKVIPQKLPALKRPSPLREAIPSTDKRAKLSLDSPTTPPSEEKKGGIKLIPPKPKPMVLQESDMFMDALTASTKSKEPRKRKRRTSITKDGPTEAKKQETASNDNRDVTPPPTSPPSADEKSPVVVKPNFKFYQDTLETDEDKEQKERENSDEDVKKDKEEILDDQKENRIFKSDVDDDARSSTPTPDDDVEEKTSDSPEDTSSLSESMKKENIGSYPEIRYVDGLRSVLLLQKRKGPKKTLKWKTDLESVRYFELDETERVNVTKTFTDMKQMEKQNEREAFQMARKLSNEDLMEERTRWKPLIPIDLPPPLVEPGKDSREKDIQYAREKGILQALYFNRSMIPDSAAEPDEERHHVYSEPKIIPLDDLTGNKESEKDFTSLPWPEPKPQLQPQTPAVSNFHYPTFPHNQQPVMAPMGPQTSMGPMPQMSQQMMGPSHMGPMGPEIGGPLTAGGGGGWRTGDGKVVVPDGMGMNPMGNMPNAFPPGMEGGPMVPPGMMGPPPMYNQQQEGYGMMGPEDMGFNNMNPNNFQGPPGPLYGPGPNFQGPRGAGPIHGRGRGVPGPGWYRGGGGPPGRGGWRGGGGGWRGNGKQPPVCRQFSKNGYCRVGDKCQYLHPGVNCPPF; from the exons ATG CCACGTATAGATCCTCTTTCTTTATTGAAATGTCTTAGTGTCTTATTGGGGCCAACTGGAGGTATTAAAAGTAAAGAAGAAGTTCACCGGTTGGCTAATTTAATGACAAAGTTCTCAAAGAAACTTGTTTCAAAATGCATTTAcatacaaatattaaaaactacAAATACTGATTTACTTAGCCA aTTTATGGGGGCTGGAGGATGGAATCTCATTCATATGTGGCTTACAGATGGGATTCTTGCAAAAAATTGGGCTTTAATTCAAGAACTCTTAGAACTTTTGTTGTTATGCCCAGTAGATATAGAAAGATTGAAAAGCAACAATTGCCCTAAATTAATAAAAGGTCTATCAAAAGAAGGTAGTCATCAAGGTGTTAGAGTATTAGCTAGTCGATTGGTTGAGCAGTGGTTAAAAATAGTGAAAGGGGAAGCTGCACCAAATTCTGTGCCAGCACAAATCATGACTATTCCAGCACAAACTACTGGAGTTTTAGGGCAAACTTTGGTACCTCAATCAACACAACAGTATTCCATTCATTGTGGTATCCAACAAGTCTCTGATGGTACGGAAAATGCAACAGTTCAAGTGCAAGATTTGCAATTTATTCCAAATTCCACATCAACTATTGCAGTATCCCACATTCaccagcaacaacaacaacaacagcagcaacaacaacaatcaCAAGACCAGCAACAGGGCCAGGAGAGGACAACTGTGCAACCATTACAATTGCAAGTTGTTAGTAAACCGCAGCAAATGCAAATACAACAACAATTGTCAACCCAGCAATCAAAAAAGCCAGCTTTTGTTGTGGTATCTGCATCTTCACAATCTCCAGTTCCTGTGTATAAAATTACAATTCGTGAAGGCAAACAGATCCTTACAAAAGTGGAGACAGATGCTACAAATATTAATAGTGTTTTAAATACAAATAGTACAAATGTAGAGGTTAATGGAGATGTTGTGGAAGATGCTCTTCCTGTGAAACAAGCTCCCGAGGAAGTAGTATCTGCAGAACTTAGTGGTGGTGTAGTCAGTGGTCAAGATTGTGAAAAGGACATTGCACAATCTGAAAAATTAGATCAAGTTTCAAGTGAAGTGAAACAAACTGTAGTAGATTCCACAGATAGCCCTGATGTGGATGTTAAAAGTAAAGAAAGCAAAGACATTAAAGACCTTAAAGACAATAGTAATAGTGAAAGTAGTAAATCTAGTAATAAAGAAAATCGGGACTCTTCTAAGAAAGATGAGAAAAAGTCTAGTAGTTCAGATAAGAAGAATCACCATAGCTCATCTTCATCCTCCAAAAGTTCTTCTAAACATACCTCAAGTTCCAGTTCACATCGTTCTAGTTCCATATCTTACAAATCTAGTAGTCATCGCTCTAGTTCTAGTAGTAGTAGTTCAAAAAGTTCTAGTTCCAAGGATAAGTCTTCCAAGGACAAGGAAAAACATCACTCATCCAATTCATCCAGTAAACATAGTTCTAGTAAGGGTAAATCTGATAAAGAGCGAGAAAAGGAGAAACAGAAAAAGGATCAGGCAGAAAAGGACAAAGCAACATTAGAAAAGGTTCAAGGGCAGGCACTGAGTtcaaaatttggaaaaataccCAAAAAGAAgttggaagaagaaaaatctgGGGATGTAGTTGTAAGGAAGTCATCAACAGACTCTCGAGATAGTTCTAAAGAAAATAAGACTGATTCAAAGAAAGCTGTCGTAATGCCAGAGAAgaagaatatttctatttccatTGAAAGTAGAAAAAATTCTCAAGATTCCACAACACGGCCGAAGACTGTGAAAACATTTAACTCTAAATTCAGATCAACAGGTTTGGAAGAAGAAGTAAAACCACCACCACCAAGATCAGCAAAGAAACCACCTGTCATTGACAAAAAGGTCATACCACAGAAATTACCTGCCTTGAAAAGGCCATCCCCACTTAGAGAAGCTATTCCATCAACAGATAAACGAGCAAAGTTATCATTGGATTCACCAACTACACCCCCAAGTGAAGAAAAGAAGGGAGGCATCAAATTAATACCACCTAAACCAAAAC cAATGGTTTTACAAGAAAGCGATATGTTTATGGATGCTTTAACGGCGTCGACGAAGAGTAAAGAACCAAGGAAGAGAAAGCGAAGAACATCTATCACGAAGGACGGTCCCACAGAAGCTAAGAAACAAGAAACTGCCAGTAATGATAATCGTGATGTTACACCTCCACCGACCTCACCACCAAGTGCCGATGAAAAATCACCCGTAGTTGTCAAGCCTAACTTTAAG tttTATCAAGATACGTTAGAAACAGATGAAGATAAAGAGCAAAAGGAGAGGGAAAATTCAGATGAAGATGTGaagaaagataaagaagaaATTCTGGACGATCAGAAAGAAAACAGAATATTCAAATCGGATGTTGACGATGACGCTAGAAGTAGCA CGCCAACACCGGACGATGACGTAGAAGAGAAAACATCCGATTCCCCGGAAGACACATCTTCCCTATCTGAATCgatgaaaaaggaaaatatcGGTTCTTATCCAGAAATACGATACGTTGATGGTCTGAGAAGCGTTTTATTGCTTCAAAAACGCAAAGGACCGAAGAAAACATTAAAATGGAAAACAGATCTAGAATCGGTGCGTTATTTCGAGTTGGATGAAACAGAAAGGGTAAACGTTACAAAAACGTTTACCGATATGAAACAAATGgaaaaacaaaatgaaagagAAGCATTCCAAATGGCCAGAAAATTGA GTAATGAAGACTTAATGGAAGAAAGAACAAGATGGAAGCCCTTGATTCCAATTGATTTACCACCACCTTTAGTAGAGCCCGGGAAAGACAGTAGAGAAAAAGATATTCAATATGCCAGAGAGAAAGGAATTTTACAAGCACTATACTTCAACCGAAGCAT gaTTCCAGACTCTGCGGCAGAACCCGATGAAGAACGGCATCATGTATATAGTGAGCCTAAAATCATTCCTTTGGATGATCTTACGGGAAATAAGGAAAGCGAGAAAGATTTCACGTCCCTGCCTTGGCCAGAACCAAAACCTCAGTTGCAACCACAAACACCAGCAGTTTCAAATTTCCATTATCCTACATTTCCACATAATCAACAGCCGGTAATGGCACCTATGGGTCCTCAAACTTCAATGGGTCCAATGCCACAAATGTCTCAACAAATGATGGGACCTTCTCATATGGGTCCAATGGGTCCGGAAATAGGAGGTCCATTGACTGCTGGAGGAGGAGGCGGCTGGAGAACTGGAGATGGAAAAGTTGTTGTACCTGATGGAATGGGAATGAATCCAATGGGAAATATGCCAAATGCATTTCCACCAGGTATGGAAGGTGGTCCAATGGTACCACCTGGAATGATGGGGCCACCACCTATGTATAATCAACAACAAGAAGGTTATGGTATGATGGGTCCAGAAGATATGGGATTCAATAATATGAATCCAAACAACTTCCAAGGCCCTCCTGGTCCTTTATACGGCCCTGGACCTAACTTTCAAGGTCCTAGAGGCGCTGGTCCAATACATGGTAGAGGTAGAGGCGTTCCTGGACCTGGCTGGTATAGAGGTGGTGGGGGGCCGCCAGGAAGAGGCGGTTGGAGGGGCGGTGGTGGTGGATGGAGGGGAAACGGGAAACAACCACCCGTATGCAGACAATTT
- the PNUTS gene encoding phosphatase 1 nuclear targeting subunit isoform X2, producing the protein MPRIDPLSLLKCLSVLLGPTGGIKSKEEVHRLANLMTKFSKKLVSKCIYIQILKTTNTDLLSQFMGAGGWNLIHMWLTDGILAKNWALIQELLELLLLCPVDIERLKSNNCPKLIKGLSKEGSHQGVRVLASRLVEQWLKIVKGEAAPNSVPAQIMTIPAQTTGVLGQTLVPQSTQQYSIHCGIQQVSDVSHIHQQQQQQQQQQQQSQDQQQGQERTTVQPLQLQVVSKPQQMQIQQQLSTQQSKKPAFVVVSASSQSPVPVYKITIREGKQILTKVETDATNINSVLNTNSTNVEVNGDVVEDALPVKQAPEEVVSAELSGGVVSGQDCEKDIAQSEKLDQVSSEVKQTVVDSTDSPDVDVKSKESKDIKDLKDNSNSESSKSSNKENRDSSKKDEKKSSSSDKKNHHSSSSSSKSSSKHTSSSSSHRSSSISYKSSSHRSSSSSSSSKSSSSKDKSSKDKEKHHSSNSSSKHSSSKGKSDKEREKEKQKKDQAEKDKATLEKVQGQALSSKFGKIPKKKLEEEKSGDVVVRKSSTDSRDSSKENKTDSKKAVVMPEKKNISISIESRKNSQDSTTRPKTVKTFNSKFRSTGLEEEVKPPPPRSAKKPPVIDKKVIPQKLPALKRPSPLREAIPSTDKRAKLSLDSPTTPPSEEKKGGIKLIPPKPKPMVLQESDMFMDALTASTKSKEPRKRKRRTSITKDGPTEAKKQETASNDNRDVTPPPTSPPSADEKSPVVVKPNFKFYQDTLETDEDKEQKERENSDEDVKKDKEEILDDQKENRIFKSDVDDDARSSTPTPDDDVEEKTSDSPEDTSSLSESMKKENIGSYPEIRYVDGLRSVLLLQKRKGPKKTLKWKTDLESVRYFELDETERVNVTKTFTDMKQMEKQNEREAFQMARKLSNEDLMEERTRWKPLIPIDLPPPLVEPGKDSREKDIQYAREKGILQALYFNRSMIPDSAAEPDEERHHVYSEPKIIPLDDLTGNKESEKDFTSLPWPEPKPQLQPQTPAVSNFHYPTFPHNQQPVMAPMGPQTSMGPMPQMSQQMMGPSHMGPMGPEIGGPLTAGGGGGWRTGDGKVVVPDGMGMNPMGNMPNAFPPGMEGGPMVPPGMMGPPPMYNQQQEGYGMMGPEDMGFNNMNPNNFQGPPGPLYGPGPNFQGPRGAGPIHGRGRGVPGPGWYRGGGGPPGRGGWRGGGGGWRGNGKQPPVCRQFSKNGYCRVGDKCQYLHPGVNCPPF; encoded by the exons ATG CCACGTATAGATCCTCTTTCTTTATTGAAATGTCTTAGTGTCTTATTGGGGCCAACTGGAGGTATTAAAAGTAAAGAAGAAGTTCACCGGTTGGCTAATTTAATGACAAAGTTCTCAAAGAAACTTGTTTCAAAATGCATTTAcatacaaatattaaaaactacAAATACTGATTTACTTAGCCA aTTTATGGGGGCTGGAGGATGGAATCTCATTCATATGTGGCTTACAGATGGGATTCTTGCAAAAAATTGGGCTTTAATTCAAGAACTCTTAGAACTTTTGTTGTTATGCCCAGTAGATATAGAAAGATTGAAAAGCAACAATTGCCCTAAATTAATAAAAGGTCTATCAAAAGAAGGTAGTCATCAAGGTGTTAGAGTATTAGCTAGTCGATTGGTTGAGCAGTGGTTAAAAATAGTGAAAGGGGAAGCTGCACCAAATTCTGTGCCAGCACAAATCATGACTATTCCAGCACAAACTACTGGAGTTTTAGGGCAAACTTTGGTACCTCAATCAACACAACAGTATTCCATTCATTGTGGTATCCAACAAGTCTCTGATG TATCCCACATTCaccagcaacaacaacaacaacagcagcaacaacaacaatcaCAAGACCAGCAACAGGGCCAGGAGAGGACAACTGTGCAACCATTACAATTGCAAGTTGTTAGTAAACCGCAGCAAATGCAAATACAACAACAATTGTCAACCCAGCAATCAAAAAAGCCAGCTTTTGTTGTGGTATCTGCATCTTCACAATCTCCAGTTCCTGTGTATAAAATTACAATTCGTGAAGGCAAACAGATCCTTACAAAAGTGGAGACAGATGCTACAAATATTAATAGTGTTTTAAATACAAATAGTACAAATGTAGAGGTTAATGGAGATGTTGTGGAAGATGCTCTTCCTGTGAAACAAGCTCCCGAGGAAGTAGTATCTGCAGAACTTAGTGGTGGTGTAGTCAGTGGTCAAGATTGTGAAAAGGACATTGCACAATCTGAAAAATTAGATCAAGTTTCAAGTGAAGTGAAACAAACTGTAGTAGATTCCACAGATAGCCCTGATGTGGATGTTAAAAGTAAAGAAAGCAAAGACATTAAAGACCTTAAAGACAATAGTAATAGTGAAAGTAGTAAATCTAGTAATAAAGAAAATCGGGACTCTTCTAAGAAAGATGAGAAAAAGTCTAGTAGTTCAGATAAGAAGAATCACCATAGCTCATCTTCATCCTCCAAAAGTTCTTCTAAACATACCTCAAGTTCCAGTTCACATCGTTCTAGTTCCATATCTTACAAATCTAGTAGTCATCGCTCTAGTTCTAGTAGTAGTAGTTCAAAAAGTTCTAGTTCCAAGGATAAGTCTTCCAAGGACAAGGAAAAACATCACTCATCCAATTCATCCAGTAAACATAGTTCTAGTAAGGGTAAATCTGATAAAGAGCGAGAAAAGGAGAAACAGAAAAAGGATCAGGCAGAAAAGGACAAAGCAACATTAGAAAAGGTTCAAGGGCAGGCACTGAGTtcaaaatttggaaaaataccCAAAAAGAAgttggaagaagaaaaatctgGGGATGTAGTTGTAAGGAAGTCATCAACAGACTCTCGAGATAGTTCTAAAGAAAATAAGACTGATTCAAAGAAAGCTGTCGTAATGCCAGAGAAgaagaatatttctatttccatTGAAAGTAGAAAAAATTCTCAAGATTCCACAACACGGCCGAAGACTGTGAAAACATTTAACTCTAAATTCAGATCAACAGGTTTGGAAGAAGAAGTAAAACCACCACCACCAAGATCAGCAAAGAAACCACCTGTCATTGACAAAAAGGTCATACCACAGAAATTACCTGCCTTGAAAAGGCCATCCCCACTTAGAGAAGCTATTCCATCAACAGATAAACGAGCAAAGTTATCATTGGATTCACCAACTACACCCCCAAGTGAAGAAAAGAAGGGAGGCATCAAATTAATACCACCTAAACCAAAAC cAATGGTTTTACAAGAAAGCGATATGTTTATGGATGCTTTAACGGCGTCGACGAAGAGTAAAGAACCAAGGAAGAGAAAGCGAAGAACATCTATCACGAAGGACGGTCCCACAGAAGCTAAGAAACAAGAAACTGCCAGTAATGATAATCGTGATGTTACACCTCCACCGACCTCACCACCAAGTGCCGATGAAAAATCACCCGTAGTTGTCAAGCCTAACTTTAAG tttTATCAAGATACGTTAGAAACAGATGAAGATAAAGAGCAAAAGGAGAGGGAAAATTCAGATGAAGATGTGaagaaagataaagaagaaATTCTGGACGATCAGAAAGAAAACAGAATATTCAAATCGGATGTTGACGATGACGCTAGAAGTAGCA CGCCAACACCGGACGATGACGTAGAAGAGAAAACATCCGATTCCCCGGAAGACACATCTTCCCTATCTGAATCgatgaaaaaggaaaatatcGGTTCTTATCCAGAAATACGATACGTTGATGGTCTGAGAAGCGTTTTATTGCTTCAAAAACGCAAAGGACCGAAGAAAACATTAAAATGGAAAACAGATCTAGAATCGGTGCGTTATTTCGAGTTGGATGAAACAGAAAGGGTAAACGTTACAAAAACGTTTACCGATATGAAACAAATGgaaaaacaaaatgaaagagAAGCATTCCAAATGGCCAGAAAATTGA GTAATGAAGACTTAATGGAAGAAAGAACAAGATGGAAGCCCTTGATTCCAATTGATTTACCACCACCTTTAGTAGAGCCCGGGAAAGACAGTAGAGAAAAAGATATTCAATATGCCAGAGAGAAAGGAATTTTACAAGCACTATACTTCAACCGAAGCAT gaTTCCAGACTCTGCGGCAGAACCCGATGAAGAACGGCATCATGTATATAGTGAGCCTAAAATCATTCCTTTGGATGATCTTACGGGAAATAAGGAAAGCGAGAAAGATTTCACGTCCCTGCCTTGGCCAGAACCAAAACCTCAGTTGCAACCACAAACACCAGCAGTTTCAAATTTCCATTATCCTACATTTCCACATAATCAACAGCCGGTAATGGCACCTATGGGTCCTCAAACTTCAATGGGTCCAATGCCACAAATGTCTCAACAAATGATGGGACCTTCTCATATGGGTCCAATGGGTCCGGAAATAGGAGGTCCATTGACTGCTGGAGGAGGAGGCGGCTGGAGAACTGGAGATGGAAAAGTTGTTGTACCTGATGGAATGGGAATGAATCCAATGGGAAATATGCCAAATGCATTTCCACCAGGTATGGAAGGTGGTCCAATGGTACCACCTGGAATGATGGGGCCACCACCTATGTATAATCAACAACAAGAAGGTTATGGTATGATGGGTCCAGAAGATATGGGATTCAATAATATGAATCCAAACAACTTCCAAGGCCCTCCTGGTCCTTTATACGGCCCTGGACCTAACTTTCAAGGTCCTAGAGGCGCTGGTCCAATACATGGTAGAGGTAGAGGCGTTCCTGGACCTGGCTGGTATAGAGGTGGTGGGGGGCCGCCAGGAAGAGGCGGTTGGAGGGGCGGTGGTGGTGGATGGAGGGGAAACGGGAAACAACCACCCGTATGCAGACAATTT